In the genome of Triticum urartu cultivar G1812 chromosome 5, Tu2.1, whole genome shotgun sequence, one region contains:
- the LOC125556335 gene encoding short-chain dehydrogenase TIC 32 B, chloroplastic-like has translation MGLLSLITGRPGASGFGSASTAEQVTDGVDASNLTVVITGGPSGIGLETSRVLALRGAHVIIAARNTEAAWEAKKSITEANPAARVDVLKLDLSSLKSVRAFAEQFNSMNLPLNILINNAGVMFCPFQLSEDGVEMQFATNHLGHFLLTNLLLDNMKATAESTGIEGRIVNLSSIAHEHTYPKGIQFDTLNDKKTFDRRSAYGQSKLANILHAKELSRRLKEEGANITVNSLHPGVIMTNLMRHSYAVMIATCLIWKNVPQGAATTCYVGLSHQLKGVTGKYFADCNEEKTSKLGESDVLAKQLWEFSEELVKSASQI, from the exons ATGGGTCTCCTGTCGCTCATCACCGGCAGGCCGGGCGCCAGCGGGTTCGGGTCGGCGTCCACGGCGGAGCAGGTCACCGACGGCGTCGACGCCTCGAACCTCACCGTCGTCATCACAG GAGGACCTAGCGGCATCGGCCTGGAGACGTCGAGGGTCTTGGCCCTGAGAGGAGCCCATGTCATCATCGCGGCGAGGAACACGGAGGCCGCGTGGGAGGCGAAGAAGAGCATAACGGAGGCGAACCCAGCCGCCCGGGTCGACGTTCTGAAGCTCGACCTCAGCTCCCTCAAGTCCGTCAGGGCCTTCGCCGAGCAGTTCAACTCCATGAACCTCCCTCTCAACATCTTGAT AAACAATGCAGGTGTGATGTTCTGTCCCTTCCAGCTCTCCGAAGATGGGGTCGAGATGCAGTTTGCCACCAATCATCTCG GTCACTTTCTGCTGACCAACCTGCTGCTTGATAACATGAAAGCCACTGCTGAGTCTACGGGTATCGAGGGCCGCATCGTGAATCTGTCATCGATCGCCCACGAACATACTTATCCGAAGGGGATTCAATTCGATACACTCAATGACAAGAAAAC ATTCGACAGAAGGTCGGCCTATGGACAATCCAAGCTTGCGAACATACTACACGCTAAAGAGCTCTCTAGACGGCTCAAG GAGGAAGGAGCTAACATCACGGTTAATTCCCTTCATCCTGGAGTAATCATGACCAATTTGATGAGGCACTCCTATGCTGTCATGA TTGCCACCTGCTTGATCTGGAAGAATGTACCCCAG GGAGCAGCAACTACCTGCTATGTAGGGCTCAGCCATCAGCTGAAGGGAGTCACAGGCAAATACTTTGCTGACTGCAACGAGGAGAAGACGAGCAAATTGGGAGAGAGCGACGTCTTGGCGAAGCAACTCTGGGAGTTCAGCGAAGAGCTGGTCAAGTCTGCGAGTCAGATCTAA
- the LOC125556336 gene encoding uncharacterized protein LOC125556336 — protein sequence MGPPPRDVVVISSDEDEGSRRSSVSPGSLGRVALLGESLPPVPVPRRKKGKSRGVRARKDNDDEEEDDDCVILDGDPDGPAVVVGAKGRGAGDGASDEVEIVAVKGKIACKDFPHPRHLCSELPFSTTPHPKHCKMCYCYVCDAPAPCKSWGKGLLNGDHCHATDKDTKWETLRQSFKRNFEPGEEATVSAGNLPYGFDTERLRQLFRSFTTREQARVVDRGTGFDIDRLGQLFRSFTTREQARVVDRETG from the exons ATGGGCCCGCCGCCGCGCGACGTGGTGGTGATCAGCTCCGACGAGGACGAGGGCTCCCGGAGGTCGTCTGTCTCGCCCGGCTCCCTCGGACGGGTCGCGTTGCTCGGGGAATCGCTGCCGCCGGTGCCAGTGCCGCGGAGGAAGAAGGGCAAGTCCCGCGGCGTTCGCGCCAGAAAGGacaacgacgacgaggaggaggacgacgactgcgTGATCCTGGACGGCGACCCTGACGGGCCGGCTGTGGTTGTGGGCGCCAAGGGGAGGGGCGCGGGGGACGGCGCGTCAGACGAGGTGGAGATCGTCGCGGTCAAAGGCAAG ATAGCGTGCAAGGATTTCCCTCACCCGCGGCATTTATGTTCTGAATTGCCCTTTAGCACCACTCCTCACCCAAAGCATTGTAAAATG TGCTACTGTTATGTGTGTGATGCTCCAGCTCCATGCAAGAGTTGGGGCAAAGGGCTCTTGAATGGTGATCATTGTCATGCCACCGACAAGGACACAAAGTGGGAAACACTGAGGCAATCATTCAAGCGCAACTTTGAGCCGGGCGAGGAGGCCACTGTGTCCGCTGGGAACCTACCCTATGGCTTTGACACCGAGCGCCTTCGCCAGCTCTTCAG ATCATTTACGACAAGGGAACAGGCAAGAGTTGTGGACAGGGGAACTGGTTTTGACATCGATCGCCTTGGCCAGCTCTTCAG ATCATTTACGACAAGGGAACAGGCAAGAGTTGTGGACAGGGAAACTGGCTGA